Proteins co-encoded in one Nitrospirota bacterium genomic window:
- a CDS encoding PBP1A family penicillin-binding protein, which yields MLGLGGLVWHLANDLPPLDQLETYQPSLVTQVYSSDQQRIGQFFIERRIQTPLAEIPERFRRAVIAVEDVRFFEHPGLDYIGMLRAAWTNVRRGGKVEGASTITQQLARSLFLSSERTFDRKVRELILAYKMELVLTKDKILELYLNQIYFGQGAYGIASASQTYFGKDLSALTTAEAAFLAGLPKSPNNYSPFKAYERAKKRQEHVLTRMEEAGFLTEAEREEAAAETLNFRRPGGEQAAPYFVEHVRQLLVAKYGEALVYKGGLKVFTTLNMEMQKAAETAFAAGLRELDKRQGWRGPLRTVDPAVLAPSVVGVTASQALKTGDYREAVITKVAKDHFLAQVGPVTARLAFEDMAWAKRRLTGPDTAKDAFVNPNLKQVLKPGDVVEVMVKKLERDVVHVQLEQTPLVEGGLIALEPAKGAIRAMVGGYDFGRSEYNRAIQAHRQPGSAFKPIIYAAALNQGMSPASMILDAPVVYERELEEKTWKPENYGHKFHGMVSLREALAHSYNLATVRLLDKVGIRNVLEFAKTVGITSPLAADLSLGLGSSSVGLLELTSVYSVLLNEGNRVEPYAIVSVEDSAGKVLELAESQALPVISKETAYGITNMMEDVIQKGTGQAAKSIGRPIAGKTGTTNDFINAWFIGGAPNLVAGVYVGFDDGRPLGETESGAHAALPIWINFMKESLKQVPVMAFTVPEGVTFVNVDPATGLLDGEQEGQTGTVELFIKGSEPTQAPQRRLDPTDFYKMDQIPEGVQEQAAEKVR from the coding sequence ATGCTGGGCCTGGGTGGATTGGTCTGGCACCTTGCGAATGATCTTCCTCCATTAGATCAGTTGGAGACGTATCAGCCGAGTCTGGTCACGCAGGTCTATTCCAGCGATCAGCAGCGCATCGGTCAATTTTTCATTGAACGTCGCATCCAGACTCCTTTGGCGGAAATTCCCGAACGGTTCCGTCGTGCTGTCATCGCGGTCGAGGATGTTCGGTTTTTTGAACATCCCGGGCTCGATTACATCGGCATGCTCCGTGCGGCCTGGACGAACGTACGCCGAGGGGGGAAGGTTGAGGGGGCCAGCACGATTACCCAGCAGTTGGCTCGGTCGTTGTTCCTCTCGTCGGAACGCACTTTCGACCGCAAGGTCCGCGAGTTGATTCTGGCTTATAAAATGGAGTTGGTGCTGACGAAGGATAAAATTCTTGAGCTGTATCTGAATCAGATTTATTTCGGGCAAGGCGCCTACGGGATCGCCTCGGCGTCCCAAACCTATTTCGGGAAAGACCTCTCGGCCCTCACGACGGCGGAAGCGGCATTTTTGGCAGGCCTTCCGAAATCCCCCAATAATTATTCGCCGTTTAAAGCCTACGAGCGAGCCAAAAAACGACAAGAGCATGTGCTGACCCGCATGGAAGAGGCAGGATTTTTGACTGAAGCAGAGCGTGAAGAGGCGGCGGCGGAAACGTTGAATTTCAGGCGGCCAGGCGGAGAGCAGGCAGCGCCCTATTTTGTAGAGCATGTCCGGCAGTTGTTGGTCGCCAAGTACGGCGAGGCCCTGGTCTATAAAGGCGGGCTCAAGGTTTTTACGACATTGAATATGGAAATGCAGAAGGCTGCTGAAACGGCCTTTGCGGCCGGCTTGCGCGAATTGGATAAACGTCAAGGGTGGCGTGGTCCGCTTCGAACGGTCGATCCAGCCGTCCTGGCTCCCTCCGTTGTTGGGGTGACTGCCAGTCAAGCTTTGAAGACGGGGGACTATCGAGAGGCGGTCATTACGAAAGTGGCGAAGGATCATTTCCTAGCGCAGGTCGGTCCGGTGACCGCCAGGCTCGCCTTTGAAGATATGGCTTGGGCGAAGCGTCGGCTGACTGGGCCGGACACCGCGAAGGACGCCTTCGTCAATCCGAATCTCAAGCAGGTGCTGAAGCCGGGCGATGTTGTCGAGGTGATGGTGAAGAAGTTGGAGCGTGACGTTGTGCACGTTCAGCTGGAGCAGACGCCCCTCGTTGAGGGAGGGTTGATTGCGCTGGAGCCGGCTAAGGGCGCCATCAGGGCCATGGTTGGCGGATACGATTTCGGCCGCAGTGAGTACAATCGCGCCATCCAGGCCCATCGCCAGCCCGGGTCCGCCTTCAAGCCGATCATCTATGCGGCAGCTCTTAATCAGGGGATGAGCCCTGCGTCAATGATCCTTGATGCGCCGGTTGTCTACGAGCGAGAGCTCGAGGAAAAAACATGGAAGCCTGAAAACTATGGGCATAAGTTCCACGGCATGGTGAGTTTGCGGGAAGCGCTGGCCCATTCCTACAATCTCGCGACAGTTCGGCTGCTGGATAAGGTGGGGATCAGGAATGTGCTTGAGTTCGCCAAAACGGTCGGGATTACCAGCCCGCTGGCCGCAGATTTGTCGTTGGGGCTCGGTTCGTCCTCTGTGGGATTGCTGGAACTGACCTCCGTCTATTCGGTATTGCTCAATGAGGGGAACCGGGTGGAGCCCTACGCGATCGTGTCCGTGGAGGATAGCGCGGGAAAGGTGCTGGAGTTGGCGGAATCGCAAGCCTTGCCGGTGATCTCCAAGGAAACTGCCTACGGGATCACCAACATGATGGAAGATGTGATTCAGAAGGGGACCGGTCAAGCGGCCAAATCTATTGGTCGGCCGATTGCCGGGAAGACCGGAACGACGAACGACTTCATCAATGCCTGGTTCATCGGCGGGGCGCCGAACTTGGTGGCGGGCGTGTATGTGGGCTTTGACGATGGCCGCCCGCTCGGCGAGACGGAATCGGGGGCTCATGCCGCGCTGCCGATTTGGATCAATTTCATGAAGGAGTCGCTCAAGCAGGTCCCTGTGATGGCTTTCACCGTTCCGGAAGGCGTCACGTTTGTGAATGTCGATCCTGCGACGGGGTTGCTCGATGGCGAACAGGAAGGCCAGACCGGCACAGTTGAACTCTTTATCAAGGGCAGCGAGCCGACCCAAGCGCCTCAGCGCCGGCTGGACCCGACGGACTTTTACAAAATGGACCAAATCCCCGAGGGGGTACAAGAGCAGGCTGCTGAAAAAGTCCGCTAG
- a CDS encoding response regulator: protein MKTSKSPLGRKNKYYLLLLVLIPIALIVWMALHTIEKGMRESLGNELQTVLKTTQGGLRIWATDRKINVTAWAQSQEIEHIIAAQLLVRRTSKTLRISQPLKTLRALLRPLSPQDAQTLGFVVIAPDGVQIAANADAMVGGQDISGYAPEVIAGALSGTATLGLPFLTASDIDLGYGSYLPAKSPAMIVATPVRNGQGAVIAALAFILDPTKNFTHIAQLGRLGNTGETYAFDRTGRLITESRFDAQLRTSGLISADRPDGRGILNIDIRNPGGNIVEGFRPTISRDQQPLTYMAQQAVDGNSGLNLDGYRDYRGVPFVGAWIWDEDLGIGLATEMDTSEAYHRQEIIRLIILTMLSIVVIITFFMTVTLVKHAQALTGSLTHFATVLDATPDTFVMADAAGLIVYVNHIVEETFGYTPDELLGQKIEQLMPERFRRQHPAQRTQYMAAPYRRPMGRATDLFAQHKDGREFPVLISLSHVEMESGTYVLSAIRDISQFKQTQHEQERLDRHIRLLLDSTAEGLYGADREGRCTFVNRAGAAMLGYTSEELLGQPMHALIHHSHEDGSPYPADACVLEQVGRTGKGCRLGKETLQKKSSSAFAAENCDRLSEGVFWKKDGTAFAAAMVACPIYESDSLAGAVVAFSDISERKRAEAALAKTTALLKNRNAELIVTRDQALAATKAKSDFLATMSHEIRTPMNAIIGMADLLSETNLTAEQADYVNRFNRAATALLDLVYNILDLSKIEAGYVELESINFDLPDLIENTAELMAVRAQAKGLELITHIDPLVPDLVVGDPTRVRQIVINLLSNAIKFTESGHVLVHIKRDNPLETPDIIHLTIADTGIGIPEDKCQVIFEDFTQVDSSTTRKYGGTGLGLSISARLTEMMGGRIWVHSNEGQGSTFHALLRLPVGTGAMEPARIPAADLVGRHILVVDDNDTNRLIVRELLTRAGGEIVEAEDGPTTLALLQRLYTDKQPLHLMILDGQMPGIDGYELARQIHATPEWKAVPIMMLTSNPRKPGMAPGADTETYTHVTKPIHRKAFLDLIHSILGVQATALPSPPPAAPAAPQRPSTAVMRVLLVEDLEDNRDIIALFLKNSLLALEMAENGLEAVDKFKAGRYDLVLMDIQMPVMDGYTATQTIREWERTQGQTPTPIVALTANAFQDEIDKSLAAGCTAHLTKPIKKKTLLDAIRIYTSPRPGQEAA, encoded by the coding sequence ATGAAGACGTCAAAAAGTCCCCTGGGACGGAAAAACAAATATTACTTGCTCCTGCTCGTGCTGATTCCGATCGCCCTCATTGTCTGGATGGCGCTCCACACGATCGAGAAGGGGATGCGAGAGAGCCTCGGCAATGAACTACAAACCGTCCTAAAAACGACTCAAGGAGGGTTGCGGATTTGGGCCACCGATCGGAAAATCAATGTGACCGCCTGGGCGCAATCCCAGGAAATTGAGCACATCATCGCTGCGCAACTTCTTGTGCGCCGAACCTCCAAGACGTTACGGATCAGCCAGCCTTTGAAGACTCTCCGGGCGCTGTTGCGCCCTCTGTCGCCGCAGGACGCTCAGACGCTCGGATTTGTGGTCATCGCCCCGGATGGTGTGCAGATTGCCGCGAACGCCGATGCCATGGTGGGCGGACAGGATATTTCAGGATATGCCCCTGAGGTGATCGCCGGAGCTCTGTCCGGAACGGCGACTCTTGGCCTGCCCTTTCTCACAGCCTCCGATATCGATTTGGGCTACGGATCCTATCTCCCCGCTAAAAGCCCCGCCATGATTGTTGCCACTCCAGTTCGGAACGGGCAGGGAGCGGTCATCGCCGCCCTTGCGTTTATCCTCGACCCCACCAAGAATTTCACCCACATCGCACAGCTAGGCCGGCTGGGCAACACGGGAGAGACCTACGCCTTCGACCGCACCGGCAGGCTCATCACCGAAAGCCGATTTGATGCGCAGTTACGAACAAGCGGCCTCATCTCGGCCGATCGTCCCGATGGACGAGGAATCCTGAACATTGATATCCGCAATCCTGGCGGCAACATAGTCGAAGGCTTCCGGCCGACAATATCCCGCGACCAACAGCCGCTAACCTATATGGCGCAACAAGCTGTGGATGGGAACTCCGGTCTCAACCTCGACGGCTACCGCGATTACCGCGGAGTCCCCTTCGTGGGTGCCTGGATATGGGATGAAGACTTAGGGATCGGGCTTGCCACAGAAATGGATACCTCAGAGGCCTACCATCGCCAGGAAATCATCCGGCTCATCATCCTGACCATGCTAAGCATCGTGGTAATCATCACGTTTTTCATGACCGTTACCCTCGTCAAACACGCCCAGGCATTGACCGGCAGCCTCACCCACTTTGCGACGGTCCTGGATGCCACGCCCGATACCTTTGTGATGGCGGACGCAGCGGGACTGATCGTCTACGTCAACCACATAGTTGAAGAGACCTTCGGCTATACACCCGATGAACTGCTAGGCCAGAAAATCGAGCAGCTGATGCCGGAACGGTTCCGCCGTCAGCACCCCGCACAGCGCACACAGTATATGGCCGCGCCCTATCGCAGACCAATGGGTCGCGCAACAGATCTGTTCGCCCAGCACAAAGACGGACGAGAATTTCCCGTCTTAATCAGCCTCAGCCATGTCGAGATGGAAAGTGGCACCTATGTGCTATCGGCCATCCGTGACATCTCCCAGTTCAAACAGACTCAGCATGAACAGGAGCGACTGGATCGCCATATCAGGCTCCTCCTCGACTCGACTGCGGAAGGACTGTACGGAGCCGATCGAGAGGGGCGATGCACATTTGTCAACCGGGCTGGAGCGGCGATGTTAGGCTACACCAGCGAAGAGTTATTGGGGCAACCGATGCATGCCCTGATTCACCATTCCCACGAAGATGGCTCCCCGTACCCTGCAGACGCCTGTGTGCTGGAGCAGGTTGGCCGGACCGGGAAAGGGTGCCGCCTCGGCAAGGAGACCCTCCAGAAAAAGAGCAGTTCAGCCTTCGCTGCCGAAAATTGTGATCGCCTGAGTGAGGGGGTCTTCTGGAAAAAGGACGGTACCGCCTTTGCTGCCGCGATGGTTGCCTGCCCCATCTACGAATCCGATTCGCTGGCCGGCGCCGTCGTGGCGTTTAGCGACATTTCTGAACGTAAACGCGCGGAAGCCGCCCTCGCCAAGACCACGGCCCTCCTCAAAAACCGCAATGCCGAATTGATCGTCACGCGCGACCAGGCGCTGGCTGCCACCAAGGCAAAGAGCGACTTCCTCGCCACGATGAGCCACGAAATCCGGACGCCGATGAATGCGATCATCGGCATGGCGGATTTATTGAGCGAGACCAACCTGACCGCCGAACAGGCCGACTATGTAAACCGCTTCAACCGGGCAGCCACGGCCCTGCTCGATCTGGTCTACAACATCCTAGACCTCTCCAAGATCGAAGCCGGGTACGTCGAGCTGGAGTCCATCAACTTCGACCTCCCAGACCTCATCGAAAACACAGCAGAACTCATGGCCGTCCGTGCGCAGGCGAAGGGGCTTGAGCTCATTACCCATATCGATCCGCTGGTGCCAGATCTGGTGGTCGGAGACCCCACACGCGTACGGCAGATCGTGATCAACTTGCTCAGCAATGCCATTAAATTCACGGAGAGCGGGCATGTCCTCGTCCACATCAAGCGGGACAATCCCCTCGAGACCCCGGACATAATCCACCTGACGATCGCCGATACCGGAATCGGAATTCCCGAAGACAAATGTCAGGTGATCTTTGAAGATTTTACCCAAGTCGATTCCTCGACCACCCGCAAATACGGCGGCACCGGCCTCGGCTTGAGCATCAGTGCGCGCCTGACAGAAATGATGGGCGGTCGAATCTGGGTGCACAGCAACGAGGGCCAGGGCAGCACCTTCCATGCTCTCCTCCGCCTTCCCGTTGGCACCGGCGCGATGGAGCCAGCAAGAATTCCCGCCGCAGACTTGGTCGGACGGCACATTCTGGTCGTCGATGATAACGACACCAATCGTCTGATCGTCCGGGAATTGCTCACCCGTGCCGGCGGAGAGATTGTTGAAGCGGAGGATGGCCCAACCACGCTGGCGCTCTTACAGCGGCTCTATACAGACAAGCAACCTCTGCATCTGATGATTCTCGATGGCCAGATGCCCGGCATAGACGGCTACGAACTGGCCCGGCAGATCCACGCCACCCCTGAGTGGAAAGCCGTCCCAATCATGATGCTGACCTCGAACCCGCGGAAACCCGGTATGGCCCCGGGAGCCGACACTGAAACGTACACCCACGTCACCAAACCGATTCACCGAAAAGCCTTTCTCGATCTGATTCATTCTATCTTAGGCGTTCAGGCCACCGCGTTGCCGAGCCCTCCACCCGCCGCCCCTGCAGCACCCCAGCGCCCCTCGACAGCCGTCATGCGAGTCCTTCTCGTCGAGGATCTGGAGGACAACCGCGATATCATCGCGCTCTTTCTCAAAAACAGCCTGCTCGCCTTAGAGATGGCGGAAAACGGGTTGGAAGCCGTGGACAAATTCAAGGCAGGCCGGTACGACCTGGTTTTGATGGATATCCAGATGCCGGTCATGGACGGCTACACCGCGACACAAACGATCCGTGAATGGGAACGGACTCAGGGCCAAACACCGACCCCTATTGTGGCCCTTACGGCTAATGCGTTTCAGGACGAAATCGATAAGAGTTTGGCCGCCGGCTGTACCGCACATCTCACCAAACCGATTAAGAAAAAAACGCTACTGGACGCGATTCGTATCTACACAAGTCCGCGCCCAGGACAGGAGGCCGCGTAA